Proteins from a genomic interval of Chryseobacterium indologenes:
- a CDS encoding VOC family protein, with the protein MAKIQFKYVILYVEDVEQSMNFYKNTFEAEIKFITPEKDYGELSTGETSLSFASVDLASSNVKQGFLSSKAETKPFGIELGFTTDHVEELVEKAIKNGAVLYENIAVKPWGQKTAYIKDPNNYLIEICTSI; encoded by the coding sequence ATGGCTAAGATTCAATTCAAATATGTAATCCTGTATGTAGAAGATGTAGAACAATCTATGAATTTCTATAAAAATACTTTTGAAGCCGAAATAAAATTCATCACCCCTGAAAAAGACTATGGAGAGCTGTCAACCGGAGAGACGAGTCTTTCTTTCGCTTCCGTTGATCTGGCTTCATCCAATGTGAAACAAGGTTTTTTATCCTCTAAAGCAGAAACAAAACCCTTTGGAATAGAATTAGGGTTCACAACTGATCATGTAGAAGAATTGGTGGAAAAAGCAATTAAAAACGGAGCTGTTTTATATGAAAATATCGCTGTAAAACCTTGGGGTCAAAAAACAGCTTATATTAAAGATCCCAACAATTATCTTATAGAAATCTGTACTTCTATATAA
- a CDS encoding alpha/beta fold hydrolase, with protein MKAYIFIFLFGSLMVISAQSKEDGAFFETSDHVKIKYKISGKGEACIYVPGGPGQGYPSFELMGGSSLEKELKMVYMDQRGSGKSGTSVNYHLEKMVQDIEELRQHLQLNKVFLLAHSFGGIIAVNYAKKYPQYIKGLILANVTLHFLNHESVKEQIEYGNSLLQQKSRVIPQDSLSTELSKISAALRKKRIGYKFLTDDIETIKQSDKIDSLHPRIIDFGMAVISPT; from the coding sequence ATGAAAGCCTATATATTTATTTTTTTATTCGGTTCTCTGATGGTCATTTCAGCGCAGAGCAAGGAAGACGGAGCTTTTTTTGAAACTTCCGACCATGTCAAAATAAAATATAAGATCTCCGGAAAAGGAGAAGCGTGCATCTATGTTCCCGGTGGTCCAGGGCAAGGCTATCCATCTTTTGAACTGATGGGAGGCAGCAGCCTGGAAAAAGAACTGAAAATGGTTTATATGGATCAACGCGGATCCGGAAAATCCGGAACCTCAGTAAACTATCATCTTGAAAAAATGGTTCAGGACATTGAAGAACTCAGGCAACATCTTCAATTAAATAAAGTTTTTCTATTAGCCCATTCTTTCGGAGGAATCATCGCCGTCAATTATGCAAAAAAGTATCCCCAGTATATCAAAGGGCTTATCCTTGCTAATGTCACACTGCATTTCCTTAATCACGAATCCGTAAAAGAACAGATTGAATATGGAAACAGTCTTCTGCAACAAAAAAGCAGGGTTATCCCACAAGACAGCCTTTCCACCGAGCTTTCCAAAATAAGTGCCGCATTAAGAAAGAAAAGAATCGGTTACAAATTTCTTACCGATGATATTGAAACGATCAAGCAATCGGATAAAATTGACTCCCTGCATCCCCGGATTATCGACTTTGGGATGGCGGTGATCTCCCCAACCTAA
- a CDS encoding Crp/Fnr family transcriptional regulator yields MENLLTYIRSLTKFSDESWYLLQPALSKRTYKKNEMMLKEGEICSSLFYIDRGFCKSYYEVNGVSKNTGFFFENEIATNITSFGSGQRSEFNMIACEPLQAIVFDKEKLFEAAGQSPEIEASGRHCIRTFASKQEEFSNLFKLYTAQERLEYLEKNYPEMIQRVSLSQLASFLGVARETLSRIRKRRISN; encoded by the coding sequence ATGGAAAATCTCCTTACGTACATCCGCTCTCTTACAAAATTTTCCGACGAAAGCTGGTATTTACTCCAGCCTGCTCTTTCTAAAAGAACATACAAAAAAAATGAAATGATGCTTAAGGAGGGTGAGATTTGTTCTTCCTTATTTTACATCGATCGCGGGTTTTGCAAGAGTTATTATGAAGTAAACGGCGTTTCTAAAAATACCGGTTTTTTCTTTGAGAATGAAATAGCAACCAATATCACCAGCTTTGGAAGCGGACAAAGGTCTGAGTTTAATATGATAGCTTGTGAGCCTTTACAAGCCATTGTTTTTGATAAAGAAAAGCTGTTTGAAGCAGCAGGTCAATCTCCTGAAATAGAAGCGTCAGGGCGTCATTGCATCCGCACATTCGCTTCGAAACAGGAAGAATTTTCCAATCTTTTTAAACTATACACCGCACAGGAAAGGTTGGAATATCTGGAAAAAAATTATCCGGAGATGATACAGCGCGTATCACTTTCTCAACTTGCCTCTTTCCTGGGAGTGGCAAGAGAAACACTAAGCAGGATAAGGAAACGACGGATTTCTAACTAA
- the gldC gene encoding gliding motility protein GldC translates to MRKTQITIDVELDENHVPENITWNAQDGGIEKEETKATMISVWDDKTKEALRIDLWTKEMPVDQMKMFIHQILISLGNTYQRATGEEDVAQWMEEIAEEFAVKSAIK, encoded by the coding sequence ATGAGAAAAACTCAGATTACGATAGATGTAGAGCTGGATGAAAACCACGTTCCTGAAAACATCACATGGAATGCTCAGGACGGTGGTATTGAAAAGGAAGAAACAAAAGCGACAATGATCTCTGTATGGGATGATAAAACAAAAGAAGCTTTACGAATCGATCTTTGGACAAAAGAAATGCCCGTGGATCAGATGAAGATGTTTATCCACCAGATCTTAATCTCTTTAGGAAACACTTACCAGAGAGCAACAGGTGAGGAAGATGTGGCACAGTGGATGGAAGAAATTGCAGAAGAGTTTGCGGTGAAATCAGCCATAAAATAA
- a CDS encoding malate dehydrogenase: MKVTVVGAGAVGASCAEYIAMKNFCSEVVLVDIKEGFAEGKAMDLMQTASLNGFDTKITGTTGDYSKTAGSHVAVITSGIPRKPGMTREELIGINAGIVKEVTENLVKHSPEVIIIVVSNPMDTMAYLVHKTSGLPKHKIIGMGGALDSARFKYRLAEALESPISDVDGMVIAAHSDTGMLPLLSKATRNGVPVTEFLDDAQQKYVIEETKVGGATLTKLLGTSAWYAPGAAVSVMVQAIACDQKKMIPCSLMLEGEYGQNDICLGVPAIIGANGVEKIVNVTLTAEEQLKFSEAANAVREVNGDLKF, from the coding sequence ATGAAAGTAACTGTAGTAGGAGCAGGCGCTGTAGGAGCAAGCTGTGCAGAATACATCGCAATGAAGAACTTCTGTTCAGAAGTAGTTTTGGTAGATATCAAAGAAGGTTTTGCTGAAGGTAAAGCAATGGATTTGATGCAAACTGCGTCTCTTAACGGATTCGATACAAAAATTACCGGAACAACAGGAGATTACAGCAAAACTGCAGGTTCTCATGTGGCAGTAATCACTTCAGGTATTCCAAGAAAACCAGGAATGACAAGAGAAGAGCTGATCGGTATCAATGCAGGTATCGTGAAAGAAGTTACTGAAAACTTAGTAAAACATTCTCCGGAAGTAATCATCATCGTGGTTTCTAATCCAATGGATACAATGGCTTATCTTGTTCATAAAACTTCAGGTCTTCCTAAGCACAAAATCATCGGAATGGGTGGTGCGTTAGACTCTGCAAGGTTTAAATACAGATTGGCTGAAGCATTGGAATCTCCGATTTCTGATGTTGACGGAATGGTAATCGCAGCACACAGTGATACAGGTATGCTTCCATTATTAAGCAAAGCGACAAGAAACGGAGTTCCTGTAACTGAATTCTTAGACGATGCGCAACAAAAATATGTAATCGAAGAAACAAAAGTAGGTGGAGCAACACTTACTAAATTATTAGGAACTTCTGCATGGTATGCACCGGGTGCCGCTGTTTCTGTAATGGTTCAGGCAATTGCATGCGACCAGAAAAAGATGATTCCTTGTTCTTTAATGCTTGAAGGAGAATACGGTCAAAACGATATCTGCTTAGGAGTTCCAGCGATCATCGGAGCAAACGGAGTAGAGAAAATCGTGAACGTTACTTTAACGGCTGAAGAGCAATTGAAATTCTCTGAAGCTGCCAATGCAGTAAGAGAAGTGAATGGAGATCTGAAATTCTAA
- a CDS encoding GNAT family N-acetyltransferase yields the protein MEIKRLLKLISDPSINWGHNGYTTEKIYTVSSIEFSGSFEFVVKEKPLSYSKLWETSDEDFKDLNKIIEKGQSFAAYIDDEIIGWIICEQRAWNNSFYIENILVDQKYRRHGAGIMLIKSAIREARRLNSRIIELETQNTNYPAIQFYRRMGFNITGLNTRLYENSDEIALFMSLDVE from the coding sequence ATGGAAATAAAAAGACTTCTGAAACTGATCTCCGACCCAAGTATAAACTGGGGCCACAACGGCTATACTACTGAAAAGATCTACACCGTTTCTTCTATCGAATTCTCCGGCTCTTTTGAATTTGTAGTTAAAGAAAAACCTTTATCTTATTCCAAATTATGGGAAACCAGCGACGAAGATTTCAAGGATCTGAATAAGATTATTGAAAAAGGACAGTCTTTTGCGGCCTACATTGATGATGAAATTATTGGCTGGATAATCTGTGAACAAAGAGCCTGGAACAACAGCTTTTATATCGAGAATATTCTGGTTGATCAAAAATACAGAAGACACGGAGCCGGCATCATGTTGATAAAAAGCGCAATCAGGGAGGCCAGACGCCTTAACTCCCGGATCATTGAGCTTGAAACCCAGAATACCAACTATCCCGCCATACAATTTTACAGAAGAATGGGTTTTAATATTACCGGGCTCAATACCAGATTATACGAAAACTCAGATGAGATCGCATTGTTTATGAGCCTGGATGTGGAGTAA
- a CDS encoding HD domain-containing protein, translated as MKINLAQNKNLKLFKIISEAAERNNQSVYIVGGYVRDLLMKRKASTDIDFVTEQSGIELAQNVAKDIDPKLKVSVFKTYGTAMIKYKDLELEFVGARKESYTENSRKPEVEGGTLEDDQKRRDFTINAMAISLNKDNFGELIDPFNGIEDLEKEILRTPLEPAQTYSDDPLRMMRAVRFASTLNFTIEEKSLEAIKQEAERIKIVSMERIMVEFNKIMLSEKPSVGLKLMEQTGLLKLIIPELIELKGVEEVEGQTHKDNFYHTLEVVDNISENTDNLWLRWSALLHDIGKAPTKKFVEGTGWTFHGHEFLGSKMTKTLFQRLKLPLGSDMKYVQKMVKLSSRPIALITDDASDSALRRLLFDAGENLEDLFTLCKADITTKNSKKQEKFKRNFEYVAVKIKEVEEKDQVRNFQPPITGEEIMEMFKLQPGREIGILKEKVKEAILEGEIPNEKEEATKFVIAEAEKLGLTL; from the coding sequence ATGAAAATTAATCTTGCTCAAAATAAAAATTTAAAACTTTTTAAAATCATTTCTGAAGCTGCAGAAAGAAATAATCAGTCTGTATATATTGTAGGCGGTTATGTGAGGGATCTTCTGATGAAGAGAAAGGCTTCTACTGATATAGATTTTGTGACGGAACAAAGTGGTATTGAGCTCGCTCAAAATGTAGCTAAGGATATTGATCCTAAACTGAAGGTATCTGTGTTCAAGACCTATGGAACGGCAATGATCAAATATAAAGATCTTGAGCTGGAATTCGTAGGGGCAAGGAAAGAAAGTTACACTGAAAACAGCAGAAAACCGGAAGTGGAAGGTGGAACGCTGGAAGACGACCAGAAAAGAAGAGACTTCACCATTAATGCAATGGCCATTTCTTTAAATAAGGATAATTTCGGTGAACTGATCGATCCGTTCAATGGTATTGAAGATCTCGAAAAAGAAATCTTAAGAACACCTTTAGAACCGGCCCAAACCTATTCTGACGATCCCTTGAGAATGATGAGAGCAGTACGTTTTGCATCTACACTGAACTTCACAATTGAAGAAAAGTCTTTAGAGGCAATCAAACAGGAAGCAGAAAGAATCAAGATTGTTTCTATGGAAAGAATCATGGTAGAATTCAATAAAATCATGCTTTCGGAAAAACCTTCTGTAGGATTAAAACTCATGGAACAAACAGGTCTTTTAAAGCTGATTATTCCTGAACTGATAGAGCTGAAAGGTGTGGAAGAAGTGGAAGGACAAACTCACAAAGATAACTTTTACCATACCCTGGAAGTTGTAGATAATATATCTGAAAATACAGATAATCTTTGGCTTCGCTGGTCTGCGTTACTGCATGACATCGGAAAAGCTCCTACCAAAAAGTTTGTTGAAGGGACAGGCTGGACATTCCACGGACATGAATTTTTAGGTTCAAAAATGACAAAAACACTTTTTCAGAGATTAAAATTACCGTTGGGAAGTGATATGAAATATGTACAGAAAATGGTAAAGCTTTCATCCAGACCTATTGCTTTGATTACTGATGATGCTTCAGACTCTGCATTGAGAAGACTTTTGTTTGATGCCGGAGAAAATCTTGAAGACCTGTTTACACTCTGCAAGGCAGATATTACTACAAAAAATTCAAAAAAACAGGAGAAATTCAAAAGAAACTTTGAATATGTAGCAGTCAAGATTAAAGAAGTGGAAGAAAAGGATCAGGTGAGAAACTTCCAGCCCCCTATTACCGGTGAAGAAATTATGGAAATGTTTAAATTACAACCGGGTCGTGAGATTGGTATTCTTAAGGAAAAAGTAAAAGAAGCTATTCTGGAAGGCGAAATTCCTAATGAAAAAGAGGAGGCAACAAAATTTGTAATTGCTGAAGCTGAGAAACTGGGATTAACATTATAA
- a CDS encoding DinB family protein, translating into MSDFQKYVQRYLDQIPSGDWLKELKISGEKTIGIYSNLTEEQSRFAYAEGKWTLKELLLHLSDCERVFQYRMLAFARGDKNNLPGFDENEYAEKSFAHERTLESLIEEYTLVRKSTQILAETLTPSALQTTGIANGNEVSVETIGKLIVGHNYHHLNIIEERYLSKLGWM; encoded by the coding sequence ATGTCAGATTTTCAAAAATACGTTCAAAGATATTTAGATCAGATTCCGTCAGGAGATTGGTTGAAAGAATTAAAAATTTCCGGAGAAAAAACAATCGGAATCTATTCTAATCTCACAGAGGAACAATCCCGTTTCGCCTACGCTGAAGGAAAATGGACCCTGAAAGAACTTTTGCTTCATTTATCAGACTGTGAAAGAGTCTTTCAATACAGAATGCTCGCTTTTGCAAGAGGTGATAAAAATAATCTTCCTGGATTTGATGAAAATGAATATGCTGAAAAGTCATTCGCTCACGAAAGAACTTTAGAATCTTTAATTGAAGAATATACGCTGGTAAGAAAATCTACTCAGATTTTAGCTGAAACCCTAACTCCTTCCGCTTTACAAACGACAGGTATCGCCAACGGAAATGAAGTTTCCGTAGAAACAATCGGAAAATTGATCGTGGGCCACAATTATCATCACCTGAATATTATTGAGGAAAGATATTTATCTAAATTGGGATGGATGTAA
- a CDS encoding TonB-dependent receptor gives MSIKRSLVLLFSSYGCFLFAQEKAIDTIYVFDSQINKVRLFHPVKIINTEDAEKNSTNLSELLRFQSPVYIKENGRGAVSSPSFRGTTAQQTAFVWNGININSAFLGQGDINNIALLGYDQIGIKAGGGSVIYGSGAIGGSIHLNNNLDFNKGFHGSLFSEGASFNTFNNLVKGSYSNEKLSFQASGSHSVSENDYQVDVKDGRKYTNNNGKYYNTNFNISAAYKLAPHHQISWITEFFNGMQHYPVFFDTEKGTKYGTQNVRSLVSWDWNTTRFTNSFRAAYTEENFQYYANIEGPETSGGAGKNYILKNDFNYFLSSKWNFNIIGEYQLNKGSGEGTSMLGNVSRNAGYVAGLIRYFAAKDVHFEAGIRKDFVEEISSLFLFSFSGKWNATPWYHVGLSVSRNFKAPTFNDLYWQPGGNKDLQPETSYQLELRNQFKVKGITLSVTPYYMDIRDMIRWLPTSAGYYAASNTNKVESYGVEAQFEYEKKFGKHVLKTNLGYSYTKSTDLEIQKQLMYVPLHKFVGGIDYQYDFIKVYVQGMFNGLTYTDSNEIKDQALESYFIMNAGLRATFFKNYNLGLKINNIFNKTYYTMRYYPLPGRNYSINLNINF, from the coding sequence ATGAGTATAAAAAGATCTTTAGTACTGCTTTTTTCGTCTTATGGTTGTTTTCTTTTTGCACAAGAGAAAGCTATTGATACAATTTATGTCTTCGACAGTCAGATCAATAAAGTCAGGCTTTTTCATCCTGTAAAGATTATCAATACCGAAGACGCTGAAAAAAATTCAACCAATCTCTCAGAGCTGTTGAGATTCCAGTCTCCTGTTTATATCAAAGAAAATGGCCGTGGGGCTGTTTCTTCACCTTCTTTCAGAGGAACGACTGCGCAGCAGACCGCTTTTGTGTGGAATGGGATTAATATTAATTCTGCTTTTTTAGGGCAGGGCGACATTAATAATATCGCTTTATTGGGATATGATCAGATAGGAATAAAGGCTGGCGGAGGAAGTGTCATATATGGCTCCGGTGCTATTGGCGGAAGTATTCACCTTAATAATAATCTAGATTTTAATAAAGGATTTCACGGTTCTTTATTTTCTGAAGGAGCTTCTTTTAATACATTTAATAATCTGGTTAAAGGTTCTTACAGCAATGAAAAACTAAGCTTTCAGGCTTCCGGAAGTCATTCTGTAAGTGAGAATGATTATCAGGTAGATGTAAAAGACGGAAGGAAATATACCAATAACAACGGAAAATACTATAATACCAATTTTAATATATCAGCTGCTTATAAATTAGCTCCTCATCACCAGATATCCTGGATTACGGAGTTTTTTAACGGCATGCAGCATTATCCGGTTTTCTTTGATACTGAAAAAGGTACCAAGTACGGAACCCAAAATGTGAGAAGTTTAGTTTCCTGGGATTGGAACACGACACGATTTACCAATTCATTCAGGGCTGCATATACGGAAGAAAATTTTCAATATTATGCTAATATTGAAGGCCCGGAAACAAGTGGAGGGGCAGGAAAAAACTATATCCTGAAAAACGATTTCAATTATTTTCTTAGTTCAAAATGGAACTTTAATATTATCGGAGAATACCAGTTGAATAAAGGAAGCGGAGAAGGAACTTCAATGCTGGGGAATGTAAGTAGAAATGCAGGATATGTAGCTGGGTTAATACGTTATTTTGCGGCGAAAGATGTACACTTTGAAGCTGGAATAAGAAAAGATTTTGTCGAGGAAATTAGTTCACTGTTTCTGTTTTCCTTCTCAGGAAAATGGAATGCCACACCATGGTACCATGTAGGATTAAGTGTTTCGAGGAATTTCAAAGCTCCGACATTTAATGATTTATATTGGCAGCCGGGAGGGAATAAAGATTTACAACCTGAAACTTCTTACCAGCTGGAATTAAGAAATCAATTTAAGGTCAAAGGGATTACGCTATCTGTTACCCCTTATTATATGGATATCAGGGATATGATCAGATGGCTTCCTACTTCTGCAGGGTACTACGCAGCTTCAAATACCAATAAAGTAGAATCTTATGGAGTCGAAGCTCAGTTTGAATATGAGAAAAAGTTTGGAAAACACGTTTTGAAAACGAATCTGGGATATTCCTATACAAAATCTACTGATCTTGAAATTCAGAAACAACTGATGTACGTACCTCTACATAAATTTGTAGGTGGTATCGATTATCAGTATGATTTTATAAAAGTGTATGTACAGGGAATGTTTAACGGACTTACTTATACAGATTCCAATGAAATTAAAGATCAGGCTTTAGAATCGTATTTTATAATGAATGCGGGACTTAGAGCAACATTTTTTAAAAATTATAACTTAGGTTTAAAAATAAATAATATTTTTAATAAAACATATTATACTATGCGGTATTATCCATTGCCTGGAAGAAATTATAGTATAAATTTAAACATTAACTTTTAA
- a CDS encoding nuclear transport factor 2 family protein, whose product MNHQKFAQMWVDTWNSHDLDDILSHYSEEIEITTPMIAMATGGKESSLHGKEAVREYWRKALEKFPGLHFELIHSTAGVDSVALFYKSIMDKHAVEVMFFDEEGKISKMYAHYD is encoded by the coding sequence ATGAATCATCAAAAATTTGCTCAGATGTGGGTAGATACCTGGAATTCTCATGATTTGGACGATATTCTTTCTCATTATTCCGAAGAAATCGAAATCACAACCCCGATGATAGCAATGGCTACCGGTGGTAAAGAAAGTTCATTACACGGAAAAGAGGCTGTTCGTGAGTATTGGAGGAAGGCATTGGAAAAATTTCCTGGTCTTCACTTTGAATTGATTCACTCAACTGCCGGAGTTGATTCAGTAGCATTATTTTATAAGTCTATTATGGATAAACATGCTGTTGAGGTCATGTTTTTTGATGAAGAGGGAAAAATTAGTAAAATGTATGCCCATTATGATTAG
- a CDS encoding GNAT family N-acetyltransferase: MRDIRKAIISDLPKLAELFDQYRIFYHKDSDIPAATHFLQERLENKDSEIFVAEEDGMLTGFVQLYPIFSSTRMQRYWLLNDLYVNEKHRGKGFSKALIEESKDLCRSSKACGILLETGKGNDIGNQLYPACGFELYDSVNFYEWSNS; encoded by the coding sequence ATGAGAGATATACGAAAAGCAATCATTTCCGATTTGCCAAAACTTGCAGAACTCTTCGATCAGTATAGAATATTTTATCATAAAGACTCTGATATCCCTGCCGCTACTCATTTTCTTCAGGAAAGACTGGAAAACAAAGATTCTGAAATTTTCGTTGCCGAAGAAGATGGTATGTTAACTGGATTTGTACAGCTCTACCCTATTTTTTCTTCCACCAGAATGCAGCGATACTGGTTGCTTAATGATTTATATGTCAACGAAAAGCACCGTGGAAAAGGGTTTTCCAAAGCACTCATTGAAGAATCAAAAGACCTGTGTCGATCTTCCAAAGCCTGCGGAATTTTATTGGAAACAGGAAAAGGCAATGATATCGGAAATCAATTGTATCCGGCTTGCGGATTTGAACTTTATGATTCCGTGAATTTTTATGAATGGAGCAATTCATAG
- a CDS encoding TlpA family protein disulfide reductase: MSDKEQVSNPDSILFVKIDHMPKGLSKDQLLSKHLTKSIELQTDSIARNKLFNAEIGKVSNIDYKKALYSKLDEINRSQKGSVFPDIALLNDKGITQKLSKYKGKYVIIDFWATWCGPCKQIRPIFESRSYQYRHYDNIQFISISLDEEQSKWTNYLKTKTSNIPQFWLINAEQFMNKYKIQSIPRFIIVDPEGKIFNFNTPFPDEDNFVEILDKLKKY; this comes from the coding sequence TTGTCTGATAAAGAACAGGTTTCCAATCCGGATAGTATTCTTTTTGTGAAAATTGATCATATGCCAAAAGGACTTTCAAAAGATCAGCTGCTATCAAAACATTTAACAAAATCCATAGAACTACAAACGGACAGCATTGCAAGAAACAAACTTTTTAATGCTGAAATCGGTAAAGTAAGTAATATTGATTACAAAAAAGCTCTCTACTCAAAACTTGACGAAATCAATAGGTCTCAGAAGGGGTCTGTATTTCCGGATATTGCTCTTCTTAATGATAAAGGGATTACCCAAAAACTTTCAAAATATAAAGGCAAATATGTGATAATAGACTTCTGGGCAACCTGGTGTGGCCCGTGTAAACAGATTCGCCCTATATTTGAGTCGAGAAGTTACCAATACAGACATTATGATAATATTCAGTTTATTTCTATCAGTCTGGACGAAGAACAATCCAAATGGACAAATTATTTAAAAACAAAAACGTCTAACATACCACAGTTCTGGCTTATTAATGCAGAGCAGTTTATGAATAAATACAAAATACAGTCTATCCCAAGATTTATTATTGTTGATCCTGAAGGTAAAATTTTTAACTTTAATACACCATTTCCTGATGAAGATAATTTCGTAGAAATTTTAGATAAGCTCAAGAAGTATTAA
- a CDS encoding cystathionine gamma-synthase translates to MNFNTKVIHGGQHHESATGSVNVPVFLTSTFAQKSPGVHSGYEYSRAANPTRQALEDSLASIENGARGLAFGSGLAAIDCVLKLLNPGDEVIAVDDLYGGTYRMFTRLFEKYQLKFTFVNFDDVSKIADVITDKTKLIWVETPTNPLMKLVDIKAVVDIAKGKDILVAVDNTFATPYIQRPIDLRADIVMHSATKYLGGHSDVIAGALIAKDAELGEKLHFIQFASGGILGPHDSYLVLRGIKTLALRMQRHSDNGLAVAKYLETHPAVDKVIYPGLESHPQYELAKSQMKESGGMVSFTFKSGKKEDAIKFLEKVRVFTLAESLGGVESLANHPALMTHASIPAEKRAELGITDDLVRLSVGIEDAEDLIADLEKAFS, encoded by the coding sequence ATGAATTTTAATACAAAAGTAATTCACGGAGGGCAGCATCATGAGTCTGCAACAGGTTCTGTAAATGTTCCTGTATTTCTAACCTCTACATTTGCACAAAAAAGTCCCGGAGTACATTCCGGATATGAATATTCAAGAGCTGCCAACCCTACAAGACAGGCATTGGAAGACTCTTTGGCAAGTATTGAAAACGGAGCGAGAGGTTTGGCTTTCGGTTCAGGTCTTGCAGCAATTGACTGTGTTCTGAAATTGTTGAATCCAGGTGATGAGGTAATTGCTGTGGATGACCTTTATGGTGGTACCTACAGAATGTTTACCAGACTTTTCGAAAAATATCAGTTGAAATTTACATTCGTGAATTTTGATGATGTTTCTAAAATTGCTGACGTTATTACTGACAAAACAAAACTGATCTGGGTGGAAACTCCAACCAATCCGTTGATGAAATTGGTAGATATCAAGGCAGTAGTAGACATTGCTAAAGGAAAGGATATTTTAGTTGCGGTAGACAACACTTTTGCCACGCCTTATATCCAGAGACCTATTGATCTGAGAGCTGATATCGTAATGCACTCTGCAACAAAATACCTCGGAGGTCACTCTGACGTTATTGCAGGAGCTCTTATTGCTAAAGATGCCGAATTAGGTGAAAAACTTCACTTTATTCAATTTGCAAGTGGTGGTATTTTAGGACCACACGATTCTTACCTTGTATTGAGAGGAATCAAAACATTGGCGTTAAGAATGCAGAGACATTCTGACAACGGTCTTGCGGTTGCAAAATATCTTGAAACCCATCCGGCCGTTGATAAAGTCATTTATCCGGGATTGGAATCTCACCCTCAGTATGAGCTGGCTAAATCTCAAATGAAGGAATCAGGAGGAATGGTGTCATTCACTTTCAAATCCGGAAAAAAAGAAGATGCCATCAAGTTTCTGGAAAAAGTAAGAGTATTCACACTTGCTGAATCTCTGGGAGGTGTGGAATCATTGGCCAATCATCCTGCATTGATGACCCACGCTTCTATTCCGGCAGAAAAACGTGCTGAACTGGGAATTACAGATGACCTTGTTCGTTTAAGCGTTGGAATTGAAGATGCAGAAGATCTTATTGCAGATTTAGAGAAAGCTTTTTCTTAA
- a CDS encoding putative glycolipid-binding domain-containing protein translates to MIESEINTIKNKITGRKLHDEWEINTVIDPDFKDFTFIDISLTPFTNTLPVNNLQLQENTSRVIDVIYIDVLNNNIRPVQQQYTRKNGNNYLYENLENDFKANVLFDEEGLVTEYHQLFKKIAGL, encoded by the coding sequence ATGATTGAATCTGAAATCAACACCATAAAAAATAAGATAACCGGCAGAAAGCTCCATGATGAATGGGAAATCAATACCGTAATTGATCCAGATTTTAAAGATTTCACATTTATTGATATTTCATTAACCCCTTTTACAAATACATTACCAGTAAATAACCTCCAGTTACAGGAAAATACTTCCCGGGTAATCGACGTAATTTATATTGATGTTTTAAACAATAACATCAGACCTGTACAGCAACAATACACCCGGAAAAATGGCAACAACTATCTTTATGAAAATCTCGAAAACGATTTTAAAGCCAATGTTCTGTTTGACGAAGAAGGATTGGTAACTGAATATCACCAACTGTTTAAAAAAATTGCCGGGTTATAG